Genomic window (Nitrospirales bacterium LBB_01):
CTCAACTTGTCTTTGCATATCCACTCTTGCCGTTTTCTTAGAGCTGGTTTTAAACTTAGCCGAGGCAGCCATCAGTTCACCTGAGATGCCGGTCATAAGTGCCAGCTCCTCAATCACCTCATCAGCCATGTTACCCATATCAGAAACCACAGCAGAGGTCTTTACCACATTGGCTGACACTCTGTCTGAAAGCTCCACTTGTCTGTTTACAGATGTCTGTATCTGTTGAACCTGATCCCGTGTGTTTTTTACATTGTCCACAATCTTTGTAAGAGAATTGCCAACCTCGTTTATATATTCGGTAGCTTTTGCAACGCCTACAGAGGCATCAGCCATTGACTTAGCAGTCCCCTCGGAGTCCTCCTGTACGGCCTTAATTTTCTGATAAATCTCAGCGGTTTGTTTTATTGTCTTTTCAGCAAGTTTTCGCACCTCATCGGCAACAACAGCAAAGCCGCGTCCTTGCTCTCCGGCTCGTGCCGCCTCTATGGCAGCGTTAAGCGCAAGCAGATTGGTCTGGTCGGCAATATCATTGATTACTGTTACAACGTTGCTGATTTCTGCAACACTTTCGTTTAAGTTTTTAACCATTGACGACAGTTCCAAAGTGGAGGAGTGTACATGATTGATAATCTGTATAGCTCCATCGGATACTTCTTTACCCTTATTAGCGCTTTCCATAGCCTCTCTTGAGGCCTCATCCACCAGAGTTGTATTGGCAGCGATGTCGGTAATGGTGAGAGTTAAATCCTCGGCAGCCCCTGCTGATTGCGATGCTTGTGCAGAAAGGTTTTCATAACCGGTTCTTGTCTTTTCAGCTTTGGATCTCAGGATTTTTTCGGTGTTTACAGAAAGCCTGTCTGCTATGTCAAGTATTATATTTATAGTGTCGCTGAAAGAGCGAACCATCTCGTCCATTCCTTGCGAAAGTACCCCTATTTCATCTTTACTTCTGTAATCAATGCTAAGCCTCAGATCTCCCCTTACCATCGTGTCAACTTTTGATACAAGCATAGTCAGGGGTGAGGAAAAATGCTTATCACTAAATATCCATATAAAAATTAAAATAGTCAAACTAAAGATTAAGATGGCTATTTGAATGTGCATGAGGGTATCTACTTTATGCTTTGAGAACTGCTCAGCTACAGAGACAGCCTTATTGGTCAACTCAAAGAATTCCTCGCTTTGCTTCATTACAGAGTCCCTCAATGCGGCATCTGTCCTTGCTTTTATCAGTACAGTTTTTAGCTCGCCCCATGACTTTTTGACATCATTCATAGTGTCAATGTAGCTGCTGTCAGAAGCCGCAGGAAGTTGCAGCTCAGCACTGCCTGTGATTAAACCGTCTATAATTTTATCTAACTTCTGCATAAGGTCATCCATCGGCTTACCTGATGTCTCTAATTTTACAAGTCTTTGGGTGGCGCCCCTTACAATACCTGAATAATTGACGACCCTTCCGTCAAAAGTCATCCCATTAAGCAGTGTATAAACTGAAACGGCACTGGTTAATGTGAGCAAAAAGACCATTAACACCGTTCCTCTCATTTTTGTCTTAATCTTCATCTTCATATCCTCTGTATAATTTTTTTTGTATGTTAACTTACATTGTAGAACAATCCTTGAAAAATATTCAATATGTTTTGTTATAAACAACCAAATTCATAGTGATTTGATTCACCTTACACTTTACAAATATGCAAACATTATTGTAAAGTACGACAAACGTTTGTGAAGTATAACCAAAAACAGGGAGGCCCTTTGATGGAGCGTTCGGTAGAGTGTAAGGTTAAGAAAGTAAATGTAGTAAAATTCGCAAGCATAATACTGTTAGCGACTGTAATCTTTGTTTATTCTATAATGTTGTTTACAGGGAGTTTTGGCAGGGTTCAAACAAAGGCTCCACAAAGAAGCACTGATCCAAAGGTAATAGAAGCTGCCAACAATGCACTTGATGGTATTTTTGTGAAGAACACATATGGTTTTGTTAAAGACCACAGTGAGACCGGTGGTAGTCTTGTGGTGAAAGTTGACGGTACGCTCTGGAAAAAAAATGGAATTAATGAAAGAAAAAGTTTTATTAAGTCTATTGCCAGTGCCAGGGAATCACTTGGTCTTTCTCTCAGTATAAAGGTGAGAGATGAAAAGTCAGGTGTAGAGTACGCCTCACTGGAAAACGGCCGGATTACTCTCGCTGATTTTAGCCTGTAACATTTAGCAAAACTTACGTTAAAGGGGAGTGTCAGCTCTTTTTTAGGATGCCTGGCAGAGATTCTTTTATTGTATCTATAATGTGATCATAGCTACCAAGAGTCATCTTCGCTTTTGTCAGGATGTGTGTGCTATTTTCTATCAGCCTTATTGCAACACTGTCAAGGTGCTCTGTCATATTCTCCTTGAACGCTTCCGCTGTATCACCCAGTTTATCCTTCAACCCTTCTGCGGCTGCTTTAGGCGTAGTTATTATAGTTACCGCAGCTCCCATGAAACTGCCTAAAAATACCGATGCAAACACTATTGCACTGGCTAACTTCTGTTTTGGATTTATCATAACTTTAAACCTTTATCCCCTGTTGACTCTTATTGAGCACATCATTAGTTATAATATAGGACGAAAGTGTATTTTGTCAATTCCCCCCAGAAAAAAAAGAATTTACTTAAACTTGACAAGAGTTTTTATTATAATTTACTATGTTATTAGCTAATTTTGTATTTTCTCATGAAAATTGCAACGGACTGAAACAATCTGTGAAAGGGAATGCCTTATGAGCGTTGTAAGAGAGACTGATTTTAAAGATTTGAATTTGCTAAGAAGAGGTAAAGTGAGGGATATATATGAGATGGACGAGTATCTCTTATTTATCGCAACAGACAGAATATCAGCCTTCGATGTTGTGCTCCCTGACTGCATACCCTCTAAAGGGCATGTGCTTACGGCTATTTCCATATTTTGGTTTTCATTTCTAAAGGATATTGTTGGAAATCATCTTCAAGGCACTGATATATCAGAGTTTCCAGATGTCTGCCATAAGTACAACGAGAGCTTGAAGGGTAGGGCGCTGCTTGTTAAAAAGGCTGCTACATTTCCGGTTGAGTGCATAGTAAGGGGGTACATTTCAGGCTCTGCGTGGGGCGAGTACAAAAAAAACGGAAAGGTTTGTGGGATTACTCTGCCATCAGGTCTTAAGGAATCGGATAAACTCCCAGAACCAATTTTTACTCCCAGCACAAAAGCAGAGCATGGTCACGACATTAATATATCGTTTGACGAAGCGTCTGGTATAGTTGGCAAAAGCCAAATGGAAAAACTTAAAGAACTTAGTGTAAATATTTACAAAAAAGCCTCAGAGTATGCACTGTCAAAGGGAATAATAATTGCGGATACTAAATTTGAGTTTGGTTTGCTTAATGGAGAGATTATTTTGATAGATGAGGTTCTGACTCCTGATTCTTCAAGATTCTGGCCAAAGGCAAAATATATAAGCGGCGTACCTCAGGAAAGTTTTGATAAGCAAATAGTGAGAGACTATCTGCTGACTCTCAGTTGGGATAAGACCTACCCAGGCCCCTCGCTTCCACCTGAGGTGATAGAAAAAACAACTCAGAAATATAAAGAGATACTTAGCATTTTAACAGGATAATGTTAGATAATCAATTAAAAATGGTCTGCGGATGGTGCAAAAAAATCAGAGCAGACGACACCTCGTGGCAGACAATAGAGGAGTATTTTGCCGCTAAGGGGATGGGAGAGACCACTCACGGAATGTGCCCTGATTGTTCCGAGAAGATTTTTGAAAAAAGAGTGTATCTTGAAAGCTATCAAAATATTTGTAAAGTCATAAGTTCAAGTATCACTTTAGAGGAGACTCTAAACCTTATAGTAACAAGCATTGTAAAGGTCATGAATGTAAAGGCAAGTCTGCTAAGGCTTGTAAATAAAAAGTCCGGAACTCTTGACGTAGCGGCATACTATGGTTTAAGCCAGGAGTATGTCAATAAAGGGTCGGTTGAAATTGATAAAAGCATAGAGGATGCCCTCTCCGGTAAGCAAATCTCCGTTTATGATATAACCTTTGATGCAGATTCAAAGTACTATAAGGAGGCTAAAAAAGAGGGAATCAGCAGCATTTTATCAATACCTCTGAGATTTAAAGATGAGATAATAGGGGTACTTAGGATGTACACGGCTGAGCCTCGTGATTATGTCGAAGAGGACAGGAAATTTCTACTGGCCATTGCCGAACAGGCTGCTATAGTCATAATGAATGCCAAAGAATATGAGACTTTGGTCACAAGAGAAAAGGAATATCTGAGGCTATTTAGAGAGATTTCAAAAGCGGTAAGCTCCTCTCTGAAACTTGAAGAGGTTCTGCAAAGTATAGTTAAAAAGATAGCCGATGCCTTTAGGGTTAAGGCAGTTACGATAAAACTGGTTGATGAGATGACAAGGAAATTCACAGTTGCTGCCTCATGTGGTTTAGGTGAAAAGTTTTTTGCAAATGCCCCGTTAAAAGATATGAACATATCTCAGGCATTGCGATACCTTTATCTTGAAAATCCAGCAATACCATTCCCTCACGAAAAGGATATAAGAATACTGCAAGAGCTTAATCTGTCCCCAGTTGCCATTTATGACGCCACAACGGACAGCCGTGTCCTTAATAGAAAGGATATCATAGAGGAGGGCATAAAGAGCATACTGACTGTGCCGATTCAAGTTAGAAGCAAACTAATCGGTGTGCTTACCATATACACCGGATGGTATAAAAACTTCACACAAGAGGAAACCGATTTCTCGTCCTTTCTGGCAGAGCAGTGCGGTATTGCAATAGAAAATGCAAGGATGTACGAAAAGAAATACAAAGAGGTGACCTATTTAAAAACAATTCAGGAGCTTACAAAGCTGATGAGTAAGCATAAGGATCTCAACGAGATTTTAGACTTAATAGTGAAAAAGCTCCCAGAGGTAATGAACACAAAGGCTGCCACCATACGGCTTATTGATCCAGAGACAAATAAACTAAAACTTATGGCGTCCTCTGGGTTGAGCAGTCAGTACCTTAGTCGCGGTGATGTTGAGGTTGAAGAGAACATAAAGGCGGCACTAAAGGGCGAACCTGTCGCTATTTACGATGTGGCTAAGGACTCACGGGTACTCTATCATAAAGAGGCCAAAGAAGAGGGCATAAAGAGCCTTCTGGCTGTCCCCCTGATGTCATATAATAACACCACTATCGGAGTATTAAGGCTTTTAACCACACAGCACAGGGTCTTTACAAAAGATGAGATAGACTTTGCCATGGCACTTTGTGAAGAGGTCTCCATAGCATTAGAAAATGTCTTGCTGCTAAAACAGGTTTCTCAATCAAAATAGTACCGGCAAAATGCACACCTTAAAGCGTACCGGACTTTACCTGAGTATGATAAAGTTCTCGCACTCGGTTTTTGCACTTCCTTTTGCATTTACCTCAGGAGTTCTAGCTAGCGGCGGAATCCCTTCAGGCAGGCAAATTCTCTGGATAACTGTGGCTATGATAAGTGCCCGTTCGGCAGCTATGGGATTAAACAGGATAGCTGACAGAAAAATTGATGCACTAAACCCTCGCACCAAAAACCGTGAAATACCGGCAGGGGTTGTCAAATTGACAGAAGCCACAGTCTTTACCGCCTTGTTTTCGGCGTTGTTTGTACTTTCTGCCTACATGCTGAATCCGCTTTGCTTTAAACTTTCGCCGCTTGTCTTAGCGGTGTTGTTTTTTTATTCATACACAAAACGTTTTACGTGGAGCTCCCATCTGTTTTTGGGGATTGCTATCTCTGGCGCACCACTTGGAGCGTGGATTGCAATACGAGGA
Coding sequences:
- a CDS encoding bacteriohemerythrin, yielding MKIKTKMRGTVLMVFLLTLTSAVSVYTLLNGMTFDGRVVNYSGIVRGATQRLVKLETSGKPMDDLMQKLDKIIDGLITGSAELQLPAASDSSYIDTMNDVKKSWGELKTVLIKARTDAALRDSVMKQSEEFFELTNKAVSVAEQFSKHKVDTLMHIQIAILIFSLTILIFIWIFSDKHFSSPLTMLVSKVDTMVRGDLRLSIDYRSKDEIGVLSQGMDEMVRSFSDTINIILDIADRLSVNTEKILRSKAEKTRTGYENLSAQASQSAGAAEDLTLTITDIAANTTLVDEASREAMESANKGKEVSDGAIQIINHVHSSTLELSSMVKNLNESVAEISNVVTVINDIADQTNLLALNAAIEAARAGEQGRGFAVVADEVRKLAEKTIKQTAEIYQKIKAVQEDSEGTAKSMADASVGVAKATEYINEVGNSLTKIVDNVKNTRDQVQQIQTSVNRQVELSDRVSANVVKTSAVVSDMGNMADEVIEELALMTGISGELMAASAKFKTSSKKTARVDMQRQVEHSAHTGHESQPAALGVQFDNSFIVGNKTIDSQHKELFKLKNDLVAVMSEGKGKEEIAKVLRFLEDYVVKHFSTEENLMKKYDYPEMNSHIPQHKALLEAVTGFKERFIKNGPSRALLLDIQHAVDSWLTSHIKNVDVLLSKFLATKGHA
- a CDS encoding phosphoribosylaminoimidazolesuccinocarboxamide synthase, which codes for MSVVRETDFKDLNLLRRGKVRDIYEMDEYLLFIATDRISAFDVVLPDCIPSKGHVLTAISIFWFSFLKDIVGNHLQGTDISEFPDVCHKYNESLKGRALLVKKAATFPVECIVRGYISGSAWGEYKKNGKVCGITLPSGLKESDKLPEPIFTPSTKAEHGHDINISFDEASGIVGKSQMEKLKELSVNIYKKASEYALSKGIIIADTKFEFGLLNGEIILIDEVLTPDSSRFWPKAKYISGVPQESFDKQIVRDYLLTLSWDKTYPGPSLPPEVIEKTTQKYKEILSILTG
- a CDS encoding GAF domain-containing protein, whose product is MLDNQLKMVCGWCKKIRADDTSWQTIEEYFAAKGMGETTHGMCPDCSEKIFEKRVYLESYQNICKVISSSITLEETLNLIVTSIVKVMNVKASLLRLVNKKSGTLDVAAYYGLSQEYVNKGSVEIDKSIEDALSGKQISVYDITFDADSKYYKEAKKEGISSILSIPLRFKDEIIGVLRMYTAEPRDYVEEDRKFLLAIAEQAAIVIMNAKEYETLVTREKEYLRLFREISKAVSSSLKLEEVLQSIVKKIADAFRVKAVTIKLVDEMTRKFTVAASCGLGEKFFANAPLKDMNISQALRYLYLENPAIPFPHEKDIRILQELNLSPVAIYDATTDSRVLNRKDIIEEGIKSILTVPIQVRSKLIGVLTIYTGWYKNFTQEETDFSSFLAEQCGIAIENARMYEKKYKEVTYLKTIQELTKLMSKHKDLNEILDLIVKKLPEVMNTKAATIRLIDPETNKLKLMASSGLSSQYLSRGDVEVEENIKAALKGEPVAIYDVAKDSRVLYHKEAKEEGIKSLLAVPLMSYNNTTIGVLRLLTTQHRVFTKDEIDFAMALCEEVSIALENVLLLKQVSQSK
- the ubiA gene encoding UbiA family prenyltransferase: MHTLKRTGLYLSMIKFSHSVFALPFAFTSGVLASGGIPSGRQILWITVAMISARSAAMGLNRIADRKIDALNPRTKNREIPAGVVKLTEATVFTALFSALFVLSAYMLNPLCFKLSPLVLAVLFFYSYTKRFTWSSHLFLGIAISGAPLGAWIAIRGDVSISILPLVFAVVFWLAGFDILYALQDVNFDKTHGLYSIPQRFGIKKAITLSRVFHLFTFILLALTGVFFNMGIFYFIGIAVVAVLLIYEHLLVKPDDLSKLDMAFFNINGYISVTVFVFVLIENTLFKQ